One window from the genome of Sinobacterium caligoides encodes:
- a CDS encoding 5-formyltetrahydrofolate cyclo-ligase has translation MRRARRQLSHQQQQRHSRQIYQRLCQHPDYRSAHSIALYIASDGEVATELIIQDALRRGKKVFLPIVGNNFHLNFQRYQQGHPLRRNRYGIREPYIRTRRTTTLRHIDLVILPLVGFDANRHRLGMGGGYYDRALAFSKRNCGKKPTLIAIAHQLQHCTRLRAEPWDVTLDEIITEKSSYK, from the coding sequence CTGCGTCGCGCTCGCCGCCAGCTAAGTCACCAGCAACAGCAGCGTCATAGCCGACAGATCTATCAGCGTCTTTGCCAACACCCTGACTACCGATCGGCACACTCAATAGCCCTCTATATTGCCAGCGACGGCGAAGTGGCGACTGAACTCATCATCCAAGACGCGCTCCGACGCGGGAAGAAAGTCTTCCTACCCATTGTCGGCAACAACTTTCACCTCAACTTCCAGCGCTATCAACAGGGCCACCCCCTCAGACGCAATCGCTACGGCATCCGCGAGCCCTACATAAGAACTCGTCGCACGACCACTCTGCGTCATATCGATCTAGTTATACTGCCACTCGTGGGCTTCGATGCAAATCGACACCGCCTAGGCATGGGCGGTGGCTATTATGATCGGGCGCTCGCCTTCAGCAAGCGCAACTGCGGCAAAAAACCAACACTGATCGCCATCGCCCACCAACTACAGCACTGCACACGACTCCGCGCAGAGCCCTGGGACGTCACACTTGACGAGATCATCACAGAGAAATCGAGCTACAAGTAA
- the ilvA gene encoding threonine ammonia-lyase, biosynthetic — MPKSYVKKILEARVYDVAIETPLTPALIMSERLGNKVLLKREDLQPVYSFKLRGAYNKMAQLSEAERARGVVAASAGNHAQGLAMSAKQLEVKAVIVMPKTTPAIKVDAVRARGAEVVLHGDAYDDAAAYAQKLVEERGMIYIHPFDDPSVIAGQGTIGMEILRQYQDDIEAIFVPVGGGGLLAGIAAYIKYVRPEVKLIGVESEDSACLKAAMEAGQRVVLPEVGIFADGVAVAQIGKENFRVIRETVDEVITTTTDEICAAIKDIFDDTRSISEPAGALALAGLKKYCQQYGVQGKTLIAIESGANTNFDRLRYISERAEIGEQREAVLAVTIPERAGSFEAFCRALERRNITEFNYRYSSDEQAHVYVGVQVSSGNDDRQSLLQQLRGKQYSVLDLTENEAAKLHVRHMVGGHAPQVDSELVYRFEFPERPGALMKFLTRLGGEWNITLFHYRNHGAAFGRVLVGLQAKPGERAELEVFLNQLGYRFVEETANEAYQLFMG, encoded by the coding sequence ATGCCTAAGTCCTATGTAAAGAAAATATTAGAAGCACGTGTCTACGATGTCGCGATCGAAACGCCGCTAACCCCTGCCTTGATTATGTCTGAGCGGTTGGGTAACAAGGTGTTGCTGAAGCGTGAGGACTTGCAGCCGGTTTATTCGTTTAAGTTGCGTGGTGCTTATAACAAGATGGCACAATTGAGCGAAGCTGAGCGCGCGCGCGGTGTGGTTGCGGCGTCGGCGGGTAATCATGCGCAGGGGCTGGCCATGTCGGCAAAGCAGCTGGAGGTGAAGGCGGTAATCGTCATGCCGAAAACGACGCCGGCAATTAAGGTCGATGCCGTGCGTGCTCGAGGGGCTGAGGTGGTGTTACACGGCGACGCCTATGATGATGCCGCGGCGTACGCTCAGAAACTCGTTGAAGAGCGTGGGATGATCTACATCCACCCCTTTGACGACCCCAGTGTCATTGCTGGCCAGGGTACCATTGGTATGGAGATACTGCGTCAGTATCAAGATGATATTGAGGCTATCTTTGTCCCTGTAGGCGGCGGCGGTTTGCTGGCGGGCATTGCCGCCTATATCAAGTATGTTCGCCCAGAGGTAAAACTGATTGGTGTCGAGTCGGAGGACTCGGCGTGTTTAAAGGCGGCGATGGAGGCGGGACAGCGCGTGGTGTTACCGGAGGTGGGGATCTTTGCGGACGGGGTGGCTGTCGCGCAGATTGGCAAGGAAAACTTCCGCGTCATACGTGAGACGGTCGATGAGGTGATCACCACCACCACTGATGAAATCTGTGCGGCGATTAAAGATATCTTTGATGATACGCGCTCGATCAGTGAGCCAGCCGGAGCGCTAGCGCTGGCGGGGTTGAAGAAATATTGTCAGCAGTACGGAGTGCAGGGTAAAACGCTGATCGCTATTGAGAGCGGCGCTAACACCAATTTTGATCGTCTACGTTATATCTCTGAGCGCGCCGAAATTGGTGAGCAGCGCGAGGCGGTGTTGGCTGTCACGATACCGGAGCGGGCGGGCAGCTTCGAGGCCTTTTGTCGCGCTTTGGAACGACGCAATATCACTGAGTTTAACTATCGTTATAGCTCTGATGAGCAGGCGCATGTCTACGTCGGGGTGCAGGTCTCCTCGGGTAATGACGATCGTCAGTCGCTGTTGCAGCAGCTGCGCGGCAAGCAATACTCGGTGCTAGACTTGACTGAAAATGAGGCGGCGAAGCTTCATGTTCGCCATATGGTGGGCGGTCATGCGCCGCAGGTGGACAGTGAGTTGGTCTATCGCTTCGAGTTCCCTGAGCGGCCAGGGGCGTTGATGAAGTTTTTGACGCGGCTAGGTGGTGAGTGGAACATCACATTGTTCCATTACCGTAATCACGGTGCGGCCTTCGGAAGAGTGTTGGTGGGCTTGCAGGCCAAACCGGGAGAGCGAGCAGAGCTAGAGGTGTTTCTTAATCAGTTGGGTTATCGCTTCGTTGAAGAGACAGCTAATGAGGCCTATCAGCTCTTCATGGGGTAG
- the rpiA gene encoding ribose-5-phosphate isomerase RpiA, giving the protein MTQDELKKSVALAAIDYIKPKLSSDTIVGIGTGSTANFFIDALAELKDLFAGTVASSESSAERLRSHGIEVFELNSVDNVSLYVDGADESNHALQLIKGGGAALTREKIVTAVADEFICIADESKLVEGLGAFPLPVEVIPMARSHVGRELVKLGCSPVYREGVITDNNNIIIDCYDFPINEAINIERAINNIVGVVTNGLFAERPADVLLLATQQGVKTLRAS; this is encoded by the coding sequence ATGACACAAGACGAATTAAAAAAATCCGTAGCCCTGGCTGCGATCGACTACATCAAGCCAAAACTTAGTAGCGACACCATCGTAGGCATCGGCACAGGCTCTACCGCCAACTTCTTTATCGATGCTCTCGCCGAGCTCAAAGACCTCTTTGCCGGCACTGTAGCCAGCTCAGAGAGCTCCGCCGAACGCCTACGCAGTCACGGCATCGAAGTCTTCGAGCTTAACAGTGTCGATAATGTCTCGCTTTATGTCGACGGTGCTGACGAGTCAAACCACGCGCTACAGCTCATTAAGGGTGGCGGCGCAGCACTGACTCGCGAGAAAATTGTCACCGCCGTCGCCGATGAGTTCATCTGCATCGCCGACGAGAGCAAGCTGGTCGAAGGCCTCGGCGCTTTTCCTCTACCCGTCGAAGTCATCCCCATGGCCCGCTCACACGTCGGCCGCGAATTGGTCAAGCTTGGCTGCAGCCCGGTTTATCGTGAGGGCGTGATCACCGACAACAACAACATCATCATCGATTGCTACGACTTCCCCATTAACGAAGCGATCAACATAGAGCGCGCCATCAACAATATCGTCGGCGTCGTGACTAACGGTCTATTTGCCGAGCGCCCCGCCGATGTCTTGCTGCTGGCGACACAGCAAGGTGTAAAAACACTACGAGC